The nucleotide sequence TGGGCTCTTGCATGCCGCGGGTGAAGACGCAGGGACTGCGCGGGTCCGGCAGTAAGGTCACCCAGCGGCACTCGAAATGACCGGAGGCGTTAAAGGTCAGGGTCGCCGGCCCCAGCCCGGCATCCCCGGGCAGGAATCCGCTCTTCAACAGGGCCTGGAAGCCGTTGCAAATGCCCAGCACCGGTTTGCCGGCGGCGATGAAAGCGGTCAGCTCGTCCTTCAGATAATGGCTGAGGTCCAGGCTGAGCACCTTGCCGGCGCCCAGCGCATCGCCGTAGGAGAACCCGCCGGGGATGATGACCATCTGATAATCGGCGAGCCGGCGTTCGCCCCTGCGCAGTTGATGCACATGCACAATCTCGGGGTTCCCGCCGGCCAGCTCGCAGGCCCATGCCGTCTCCCGATCGCGGTTGGTGCCCGAAGCATGTAGGATGAGAATTCTCGGCTTCAGCATGCGGCCCCTCGCCAGTACCTCCATAACTCCTCGACTGTCAGGTTCACCAGCTCCTGCCCGCAACAGCGGAT is from Anaerolineae bacterium and encodes:
- the purQ gene encoding phosphoribosylformylglycinamidine synthase I — translated: MKPRILILHASGTNRDRETAWACELAGGNPEIVHVHQLRRGERRLADYQMVIIPGGFSYGDALGAGKVLSLDLSHYLKDELTAFIAAGKPVLGICNGFQALLKSGFLPGDAGLGPATLTFNASGHFECRWVTLLPDPRSPCVFTRGMQEPIVCPVAHGEGRFISDQVPALEARGLVALRYAQEDGTPAGGRYPANPNGSEGDIAGICNPAGNVLGLMPHPEDHIVRYQHPRWPHDGRGGLGLQIFINGVRYAAEM